In the Caballeronia sp. LZ062 genome, one interval contains:
- the aceF gene encoding dihydrolipoyllysine-residue acetyltransferase gives MSQAIEVKVPDIGDFKDIPVIEVLVKPGDVVEQEQSLVTLESDKATMDVPSSSAGTVKEVKVKVGDNVSEGTLIVVLEGGGAAAAPSAPAAPAKQEAPAQTQTHSQPAQASGGGGSVEVKVPDIGDFTDIPIIEIAVKVGDKVEKEQSLVTLESDKATMDVPSPAAGTVKELKVKIGDTVSEGSLILILEGGEGGAAAAPAAAAPKQEAPSPTAAPPDAPAKPAPAKEAPSALAQAPVMPAGDGTRTSSHASPSVRKFARELGVDVTRVNGTGPKGRITQQDVTAFVKGVMTGQAKAPAAAAAPAGGGGGELGLLPWPKVDFTKFGPVDPKPLSRIKKISGANLHRNWVMIPHVTNNDEADITELEELRVKLNKEHEKAGVKFTMLAFVIKAVVAALKKFPTFNASLDGDNLVFKKYYHIGFAADTPNGLVVPVIRDADKKGLVDIAKEMSELSKLAREGKLKPDQMQGGCFSISSLGGIGGTHFTPIINAPEVAILGLSRGQQKPVWDGKQFVPRLTLPLSLSYDHRVIDGAEAARFNAYLSAILADFRRVIL, from the coding sequence ATGAGTCAAGCGATCGAAGTCAAAGTGCCGGACATCGGCGATTTCAAGGACATTCCGGTGATCGAAGTGCTGGTCAAACCGGGCGATGTCGTCGAGCAGGAACAGTCCCTCGTCACGCTGGAATCCGACAAGGCCACGATGGACGTGCCGAGTTCGTCGGCGGGCACGGTGAAAGAAGTCAAGGTCAAGGTGGGCGACAACGTCTCCGAAGGCACGCTGATCGTCGTGCTGGAAGGCGGCGGGGCGGCCGCTGCGCCGTCGGCGCCCGCTGCGCCTGCCAAGCAGGAAGCGCCCGCGCAGACGCAGACGCACTCGCAGCCCGCGCAGGCTTCGGGCGGCGGCGGATCGGTGGAGGTGAAGGTGCCGGATATCGGCGACTTCACGGACATTCCGATCATCGAGATCGCCGTCAAGGTCGGGGACAAGGTCGAAAAGGAACAGTCGCTCGTCACGCTCGAATCCGACAAGGCGACCATGGACGTGCCGAGCCCGGCGGCCGGCACAGTCAAGGAACTGAAGGTGAAGATCGGCGATACGGTGTCCGAAGGATCGCTGATTCTGATTCTGGAAGGCGGCGAAGGCGGTGCTGCCGCAGCGCCAGCGGCAGCGGCGCCGAAGCAGGAAGCGCCGTCGCCGACCGCCGCGCCGCCCGATGCGCCCGCGAAGCCCGCGCCCGCGAAGGAAGCGCCGTCCGCGCTCGCGCAGGCGCCGGTGATGCCGGCCGGCGACGGCACGCGCACGTCGAGCCACGCATCGCCTTCGGTGCGCAAGTTCGCGCGTGAACTCGGCGTCGACGTGACGCGCGTGAACGGCACCGGTCCGAAGGGACGCATCACGCAGCAGGACGTCACCGCGTTCGTGAAGGGCGTGATGACGGGGCAGGCCAAGGCGCCCGCCGCGGCAGCCGCGCCGGCGGGCGGTGGCGGCGGCGAGCTGGGACTGCTGCCGTGGCCGAAGGTCGATTTCACGAAGTTCGGTCCGGTCGATCCCAAGCCGCTCTCGCGCATCAAGAAGATCTCGGGCGCTAACCTGCACCGCAACTGGGTCATGATCCCGCACGTCACGAACAACGACGAAGCGGACATCACGGAACTGGAAGAGCTGCGCGTCAAGCTGAACAAGGAGCACGAGAAAGCGGGCGTGAAGTTCACGATGCTCGCGTTCGTCATCAAGGCCGTGGTCGCGGCGCTGAAGAAGTTCCCGACCTTCAACGCGAGCCTCGACGGCGACAACCTCGTCTTCAAGAAGTACTACCACATCGGTTTCGCGGCCGACACGCCGAACGGCCTCGTCGTTCCCGTGATCCGCGATGCGGACAAGAAGGGCCTCGTCGATATCGCGAAGGAAATGTCCGAGCTGTCGAAGCTCGCGCGCGAAGGCAAGCTGAAGCCGGACCAGATGCAGGGCGGCTGCTTCTCGATTTCGTCGCTGGGCGGCATCGGCGGCACGCATTTCACGCCGATCATCAACGCGCCGGAAGTGGCGATCCTGGGGTTGTCGCGCGGCCAGCAGAAGCCCGTGTGGGACGGCAAGCAGTTCGTGCCGCGTCTCACGCTGCCGCTGTCGCTGTCGTACGACCATCGCGTGATCGACGGCGCGGAGGCCGCGCGCTTCAACGCTTATCTGTCGGCGATTCTGGCGGATTTCCGTCGCGTGATTCTTTGA
- the aceE gene encoding pyruvate dehydrogenase (acetyl-transferring), homodimeric type, producing the protein MSAVPDEVLKYVANAKDDDPQETAEWLEALDGVISAVGPDRAHYLIEKQIEFARVHGEHLPFSANTPYINTIPVASQAKIPGDQDIEHRIRSYTRWNAIAMVLRAGKDTNVGGHIASFASAATLYDVGFNHFWHAPSKEHGGDLVFVQGHSSPGVYSRAFLLGRLTEKQLNNFRQEVGGEGISSYPHPWLMPDFWQFPTVSMGLGPIMAIYQARFMKYMQARGIAKTEGRKVWAFLGDGETDEPESLGAIGMAGRERLDNLVFVINCNLQRLDGPVRGNGKIIQELESEFRGAGWNVIKVIWGSRWDALFARDKTGALMRRMMEVVDGEYQTYKSESGAFVREHFFNTPELKALVADWSDEDIWNLNRGGHDPHKIYAAFDAATKTKGAPTVILAKTIKGYGMGEHGQAMNITHQQKKLPIETLKKFRDQFRLPITDEQIVDVPYLTFEEGSKELEYMRQKRMDLGGYLPARREKAESLPVPALSAFEPLLKGTGEGREISTTMAFVRVLNILLKDKAIGKRVVPIVPDESRTFGMEGLFRQIGIWNQDGQKYIPEDSDQLMFYKESETGQILQEGINEAGGMCDWIAAATSYSTHGEIMIPFYIFYSMFGFQRIGDLAWAAGDMRSRGFLLGGTAGRTTLNGEGLQHEDGHSLLWAASIPNCVSYDPTFGYELAVIMQDGLRRMVQEQEDVYYYITVMNENYEHPAIPQGESVAADIIKGMYAFNKAESAGKAHVQLMGAGTIFNEVIAAADLLKNDWGVSADLWSVPSFTELAREGQACERYNLLHPTEEKRVPHVTNLLKGAQGPVIASTDYIRALVDQIRGYVPNKFVVLGTDGYGRSDTREALRHFFEVDRYWVTLAALNALADEGTIERNVVAEAIKKYNLDPSKPNPMTV; encoded by the coding sequence ATGTCCGCTGTACCCGACGAAGTTCTCAAATATGTCGCCAATGCCAAGGACGACGATCCGCAGGAAACCGCCGAATGGCTCGAAGCACTGGATGGCGTGATTTCCGCGGTCGGACCTGACCGCGCGCATTACCTGATCGAAAAACAGATCGAGTTCGCTCGCGTGCACGGCGAGCATCTGCCGTTTTCGGCGAACACCCCGTACATCAATACGATCCCGGTCGCGTCGCAGGCGAAGATTCCGGGCGACCAGGACATCGAGCACCGCATCCGTTCGTACACGCGCTGGAACGCCATCGCCATGGTGCTGCGCGCGGGCAAGGACACGAACGTCGGCGGGCACATCGCCTCGTTCGCGTCGGCCGCGACGCTCTATGACGTCGGCTTCAACCACTTCTGGCACGCGCCCTCGAAAGAGCATGGCGGCGATCTCGTGTTCGTGCAGGGCCACTCGTCGCCGGGCGTGTACTCGCGCGCGTTCCTGCTCGGGCGCCTGACCGAGAAGCAACTGAACAACTTCCGCCAGGAAGTGGGCGGCGAGGGCATTTCGTCGTATCCGCATCCGTGGCTGATGCCGGACTTCTGGCAGTTCCCGACCGTCTCGATGGGTCTCGGCCCGATCATGGCGATCTACCAGGCGCGCTTCATGAAGTACATGCAGGCGCGCGGCATCGCGAAGACGGAGGGCCGCAAGGTCTGGGCGTTCCTCGGCGACGGCGAAACGGATGAGCCGGAATCGCTCGGCGCGATCGGCATGGCCGGCCGCGAGCGTCTGGACAACCTCGTGTTCGTCATCAACTGCAACCTGCAGCGCCTGGACGGCCCGGTGCGCGGCAACGGCAAGATCATCCAGGAACTGGAAAGCGAGTTCCGCGGCGCGGGCTGGAACGTCATCAAGGTCATCTGGGGCAGCCGCTGGGACGCGCTTTTCGCCCGCGACAAGACCGGCGCGCTGATGCGCCGCATGATGGAAGTGGTGGACGGCGAATATCAGACGTACAAGTCCGAGTCGGGCGCGTTCGTGCGCGAGCACTTCTTCAATACGCCGGAACTCAAGGCGCTCGTCGCCGACTGGTCCGATGAAGACATCTGGAACCTGAACCGCGGCGGCCACGACCCGCACAAGATCTACGCCGCGTTCGACGCCGCCACGAAGACGAAGGGCGCGCCGACCGTCATCCTCGCCAAGACCATCAAGGGCTATGGCATGGGCGAGCACGGTCAGGCCATGAACATCACGCACCAGCAGAAGAAGCTGCCGATCGAGACGCTGAAGAAATTCCGCGACCAGTTCCGCCTGCCGATCACCGATGAACAGATCGTCGACGTGCCGTACCTGACGTTCGAGGAAGGCTCGAAGGAACTCGAGTACATGCGCCAGAAGCGCATGGATCTGGGCGGCTATCTGCCGGCGCGCCGCGAAAAGGCGGAATCGCTGCCGGTGCCGGCGCTGTCCGCGTTCGAGCCGTTGCTGAAGGGCACGGGCGAAGGCCGCGAAATCTCCACGACGATGGCGTTCGTGCGCGTGCTGAACATCCTGCTGAAGGACAAGGCCATCGGCAAGCGCGTCGTGCCGATCGTGCCGGACGAGTCGCGTACCTTCGGCATGGAAGGCCTCTTCCGCCAGATCGGCATCTGGAATCAGGACGGCCAGAAGTACATTCCGGAAGACTCCGACCAGCTGATGTTCTACAAGGAATCGGAGACGGGTCAGATCCTGCAGGAAGGCATCAACGAAGCCGGTGGCATGTGTGACTGGATCGCGGCCGCGACGTCGTACTCGACGCACGGCGAGATCATGATCCCGTTCTACATCTTCTACTCGATGTTCGGCTTCCAGCGCATCGGCGACCTCGCGTGGGCCGCGGGCGACATGCGTTCGCGCGGCTTCCTGCTGGGCGGCACTGCGGGCCGCACGACGCTGAACGGTGAAGGGCTTCAGCACGAAGACGGCCACTCGCTGCTGTGGGCGGCGTCGATTCCGAACTGCGTGAGCTACGACCCGACCTTCGGCTACGAACTCGCCGTCATCATGCAAGACGGCCTGCGCCGCATGGTGCAGGAGCAGGAGGACGTGTACTACTACATCACCGTGATGAACGAGAACTACGAGCATCCGGCGATTCCGCAAGGTGAGTCGGTTGCGGCCGACATCATCAAGGGCATGTACGCGTTCAACAAGGCCGAGAGCGCAGGCAAGGCGCACGTCCAGCTGATGGGCGCGGGCACGATTTTCAACGAAGTCATCGCCGCCGCCGATCTGCTGAAGAACGACTGGGGCGTGTCCGCCGACCTTTGGAGCGTGCCGAGCTTCACCGAACTGGCCCGCGAAGGTCAGGCGTGCGAGCGCTACAACCTGCTGCATCCGACCGAAGAGAAGCGCGTGCCGCACGTGACGAACCTGCTCAAGGGTGCGCAAGGTCCGGTGATCGCGTCGACGGACTACATCCGCGCGCTCGTCGACCAGATTCGCGGCTACGTGCCGAACAAGTTCGTGGTGCTCGGCACCGACGGCTACGGCCGCTCGGATACGCGTGAAGCGCTGCGCCACTTCTTCGAAGTCGACCGCTACTGGGTCACGCTGGCGGCGCTCAACGCGCTCGCCGACGAAGGCACGATCGAGCGTAACGTCGTCGCTGAGGCGATCAAGAAGTACAACCTCGACCCGTCCAAACCCAATCCGATGACCGTCTAA
- the fixL gene encoding oxygen sensor histidine kinase FixL has protein sequence MLTDRLIKRSARVGKKPTDSSPSRWHHGPWWSNSYLLTPLISIIVFLVVMSLILWSLNRREQQQQEDTLYRNVAWAQQQIRLSMTGAQEQIQALARDIAGGHGDSQNFQTASTDIMQGHPEILYMNWYTSEHKPRWPNSPLPVLGSRLAKPNDTQMDEAVQAAFDEARTTRRQVYSPLLYDDLGNGYITLQTPVFRDREFLGSIAAVFSIEGILKRDIPSELSAKYKISITDLNNRELATTSSRPRLPRDMFYDLPLDPPGQGLSVRVYSYPQLTNFTNNTLVWLVAGLSCFVLWSLWSLWKHTRQRFEAQQALYAEAFFRRAMENSVLIGMRVLDMHGRITHVNPAFCRMTGWDESDLVGKNAPFPYWPRDAYPEMQRQLDMTLRGKAPSSGFELRVRRKDGSFFHARLYVSPLIDSSGRQTGWMSSMTDITEPKRAREELAAAHERFTTVLESLDAAVSVLAADEAELLFANRYYRHLFGIRPDGHLQLAGAAFDGNAQSSSDTLDMIDTYAGLPTAALTESSADAQEVYVEGIQKWFEVRRQYIQWVDGHLAQMQIATDITQRKQAQELAHQQEEKLQFTSRLMTMGEMASSLAHELNQPLAAINNYCSGCVALVKSGRMTQETLLPVLEKTAQQAVRAGMIIKRIREFVKRSEPKRQATRVADIVADAVGLAEIEARKRKIRIVTEIRSRMPVIYVDPVLIEQVLVNLLKNAAEAMHDAKPNAVDPVIRVVVQRNDGGFVCISVVDQGPGVDEATAERLFEPFYSTKSDGMGMGLNICRSIIESHRGRLWVVNNVEADGHVTGATFHCSLPIGEADGSTGPGADARDEHTNTRQHTVTGEL, from the coding sequence ATGTTGACTGACCGGCTGATCAAACGCTCGGCGCGAGTCGGTAAGAAACCGACCGACTCTTCGCCCTCCCGCTGGCACCACGGCCCGTGGTGGTCGAACTCCTATTTACTGACGCCGCTCATCTCGATCATCGTGTTTCTGGTGGTCATGAGTCTGATTCTCTGGAGCCTCAACCGGCGCGAGCAGCAGCAGCAGGAAGACACGCTGTATCGCAACGTGGCGTGGGCGCAGCAGCAAATCCGTCTCTCCATGACGGGTGCGCAAGAACAAATCCAGGCCCTTGCGCGCGACATCGCGGGCGGCCACGGCGACTCGCAGAACTTCCAGACCGCGTCCACCGACATCATGCAGGGGCATCCCGAGATCCTCTACATGAACTGGTACACGAGCGAGCACAAGCCGCGCTGGCCCAATTCGCCGCTGCCGGTGCTCGGCTCCCGTCTCGCGAAGCCGAACGACACGCAAATGGACGAAGCCGTACAGGCCGCGTTCGACGAAGCGCGCACCACGCGCCGCCAGGTCTACTCCCCTCTTCTCTACGACGATCTCGGCAACGGTTACATCACGCTGCAAACGCCGGTCTTCCGCGACCGCGAATTCCTCGGCTCGATCGCGGCGGTGTTTTCGATCGAAGGCATTCTGAAGCGCGACATTCCGAGCGAACTGTCGGCGAAGTACAAGATCTCGATTACCGATCTGAACAATCGCGAACTCGCCACCACGTCGAGTCGCCCGCGCCTTCCGCGCGACATGTTCTACGACCTTCCGCTCGATCCGCCCGGGCAGGGGCTGTCGGTGCGCGTCTATTCCTATCCGCAGCTCACGAATTTCACCAATAACACGCTGGTGTGGCTCGTCGCGGGCTTGTCCTGCTTCGTGCTGTGGAGCCTCTGGAGTCTGTGGAAGCACACGCGCCAGCGCTTCGAGGCGCAGCAGGCGCTCTACGCCGAAGCGTTCTTCCGCCGCGCGATGGAAAACTCGGTGCTCATCGGCATGCGCGTGCTCGACATGCACGGCCGCATCACGCACGTGAATCCGGCGTTTTGCCGCATGACGGGCTGGGACGAGAGCGATCTCGTCGGCAAGAACGCGCCGTTTCCGTACTGGCCGCGCGACGCGTATCCGGAAATGCAGCGCCAGCTCGACATGACTTTGCGCGGCAAGGCGCCCTCGTCCGGCTTCGAATTGCGCGTGCGCCGCAAGGACGGCTCGTTCTTCCACGCGCGGCTATATGTTTCGCCGCTCATCGACAGTTCGGGCCGCCAGACGGGCTGGATGTCGTCGATGACTGACATCACGGAGCCGAAGCGCGCCCGCGAGGAACTCGCCGCCGCGCACGAACGCTTCACGACCGTCCTCGAAAGCCTCGACGCGGCCGTGTCCGTGCTCGCCGCCGACGAAGCGGAACTGCTCTTCGCGAACCGCTATTACCGGCATCTCTTCGGCATCCGCCCGGACGGGCATCTGCAACTCGCGGGCGCGGCCTTCGACGGCAACGCGCAGAGTTCGTCCGACACGCTCGACATGATCGACACCTACGCGGGCCTGCCGACCGCCGCGCTCACCGAAAGCTCGGCGGACGCGCAGGAGGTCTACGTCGAAGGCATCCAGAAGTGGTTCGAAGTGCGCCGCCAGTACATTCAGTGGGTGGACGGCCACCTCGCGCAAATGCAGATCGCGACCGACATCACGCAGCGCAAGCAGGCGCAGGAACTCGCGCATCAGCAGGAAGAGAAGCTTCAGTTCACGAGCCGCCTGATGACCATGGGCGAGATGGCCTCGTCGCTCGCGCACGAACTGAATCAGCCGCTCGCGGCCATCAATAACTATTGCTCCGGCTGCGTCGCGCTCGTGAAGTCGGGACGCATGACGCAGGAAACGCTGCTTCCGGTGCTCGAAAAGACCGCTCAGCAGGCCGTGCGCGCGGGCATGATCATCAAGCGCATTCGCGAGTTCGTGAAACGCAGCGAACCCAAGCGTCAGGCCACGCGCGTGGCGGATATCGTCGCCGACGCGGTCGGTCTCGCCGAGATCGAAGCGCGCAAGCGCAAGATCCGCATCGTCACCGAAATCCGTTCGCGCATGCCGGTGATCTACGTCGATCCGGTTTTGATCGAACAAGTGTTGGTCAACCTGTTGAAAAACGCCGCCGAAGCAATGCATGATGCAAAGCCGAACGCCGTCGATCCGGTGATTCGCGTGGTCGTGCAGCGAAACGATGGCGGGTTCGTGTGCATCAGCGTCGTGGATCAGGGTCCGGGCGTCGACGAAGCCACGGCCGAGCGTCTTTTCGAGCCCTTCTACAGCACGAAATCCGACGGCATGGGCATGGGCCTGAACATTTGCCGCTCGATCATCGAATCGCATCGCGGTCGGCTGTGGGTGGTGAACAACGTCGAGGCGGACGGCCACGTGACCGGTGCGACCTTCCACTGCAGCCTGCCTATCGGCGAAGCGGACGGATCGACGGGACCGGGCGCCGACGCGCGCGACGAACATACCAATACGAGACAACATACCGTTACGGGAGAACTATGA
- the fixJ gene encoding oxygen response regulator transcription factor FixJ → MSSPVTTQETVFVVDDDEAVRDSLRWLLEANGYRVQCFSSAESFLDVYLPIAHSGAIACLILDVRMAGMTGLELQEKLIADNSVLPIIFVTGHGDVPMAVSTMKKGAMDFIEKPFDEAELRKLVERMLEKARSESTSVQQQRAAAERLGKLTAREHQVLERIIAGRLNKQIADDLGISIKTVEAHRANIMEKLSVNTVADLLRLALSNKPQQ, encoded by the coding sequence ATGAGCAGTCCAGTCACCACTCAGGAAACCGTCTTTGTCGTCGACGATGACGAGGCCGTGCGTGATTCTTTGCGCTGGCTGCTCGAAGCGAACGGCTATCGCGTGCAGTGCTTCTCCAGCGCGGAGTCGTTCCTCGACGTTTATCTGCCCATCGCGCATTCCGGCGCCATCGCGTGCCTGATTCTCGACGTGCGCATGGCCGGCATGACCGGCCTCGAATTGCAGGAAAAGCTGATCGCGGACAACTCGGTGCTGCCGATCATCTTCGTCACGGGTCACGGCGACGTGCCGATGGCAGTCTCGACCATGAAGAAAGGCGCGATGGACTTCATCGAGAAGCCGTTCGACGAAGCCGAATTGCGCAAGCTGGTCGAGCGCATGCTGGAAAAGGCGCGCAGCGAGAGCACGAGCGTCCAGCAGCAGCGCGCGGCGGCCGAGCGGCTCGGCAAGTTGACGGCGCGCGAGCATCAAGTGCTCGAGCGCATCATCGCGGGGCGGCTCAACAAGCAGATCGCGGATGACCTCGGCATCAGCATCAAGACGGTCGAAGCGCATCGCGCGAACATCATGGAAAAGCTTTCGGTCAATACCGTCGCCGACCTGCTGCGCCTCGCGCTGTCCAACAAGCCGCAGCAGTAA
- a CDS encoding DUF3300 domain-containing protein: MRVLLLATMLAAPLAVLHAPPAIAQAQPAAAAGQKLSNQQIDALVAPVALYPDALLAQVLMASTYPQDIQAAAQWSKANPNIKGDDAVKAVQSEPWDPSVQSLVAFPQALATMASKPDWVTQLGNAFIAQSGDVMDSVQRLRRAAQSAGNLQTTEQQKVVVEQSTIQIVPANPQVVYVPTYNPTVVYGAWPYPAYPPVYVPPQPGYAIASGFAAGLAFGTGVAVANALWGNCDWGRHDVNVNVNRYNNINVNNRINANSNSVRWNRNDPQFNRNNVANRQNFGNQNLGAANRDQFRGRDQARAQAAQTLQQRTGQNLNQSASQRVQNIRQGGEARGVGNNDLHQRAQSVNRDNALRGAGDGNAARQDIQRGQASRESFASAHPNAGGGVQRQGGGLGSGGGGIQRSGGFQGGAGGGFHSGGGGFHRR; encoded by the coding sequence ATGCGCGTTCTGCTCCTTGCCACCATGCTCGCTGCGCCGCTCGCCGTGCTTCACGCGCCGCCCGCAATCGCTCAGGCGCAGCCTGCCGCAGCCGCCGGCCAGAAGCTCTCGAACCAGCAGATCGATGCACTCGTCGCGCCGGTCGCGCTCTATCCCGATGCACTGCTCGCGCAGGTGCTGATGGCTTCGACGTATCCGCAGGACATTCAGGCGGCCGCGCAGTGGTCGAAGGCGAATCCGAACATCAAGGGCGACGACGCGGTGAAGGCCGTTCAGTCAGAACCGTGGGATCCGAGCGTGCAATCGCTGGTGGCGTTCCCGCAGGCATTGGCGACGATGGCCTCCAAGCCGGACTGGGTCACGCAACTCGGCAACGCATTCATCGCGCAATCCGGCGACGTGATGGATTCCGTGCAGCGGCTGCGGCGCGCGGCACAAAGCGCGGGCAATCTGCAGACGACCGAACAGCAGAAGGTAGTCGTCGAGCAAAGCACTATTCAGATCGTGCCTGCCAATCCGCAAGTGGTGTATGTGCCGACCTATAACCCGACCGTGGTCTACGGCGCGTGGCCGTATCCGGCGTATCCGCCGGTGTACGTGCCGCCGCAGCCCGGTTATGCAATCGCGTCGGGTTTCGCGGCCGGGCTCGCGTTCGGCACGGGCGTCGCGGTCGCCAACGCGCTGTGGGGCAATTGCGACTGGGGCCGCCACGACGTCAACGTCAACGTGAACCGCTACAACAACATCAACGTCAACAACCGCATCAACGCGAACAGCAACAGCGTACGCTGGAATCGCAACGACCCGCAGTTCAACCGGAACAACGTGGCGAACCGGCAGAACTTTGGAAACCAGAATCTCGGCGCGGCGAACCGCGACCAGTTCCGCGGACGCGATCAGGCGCGGGCGCAGGCAGCGCAAACGCTGCAGCAGCGCACGGGGCAGAACCTCAATCAGTCGGCGAGTCAGCGCGTGCAGAACATCCGGCAAGGCGGCGAAGCGCGCGGCGTCGGCAACAACGACTTACATCAGCGCGCGCAGAGCGTGAACCGTGACAACGCGCTGCGCGGCGCAGGCGACGGCAATGCCGCGCGGCAGGACATCCAGCGCGGGCAGGCGAGCCGCGAGTCATTCGCGAGCGCGCATCCGAATGCGGGCGGCGGCGTGCAACGGCAAGGCGGCGGCCTCGGCAGCGGAGGTGGCGGCATTCAGCGCAGCGGCGGGTTCCAAGGCGGCGCGGGCGGCGGGTTCCATAGCGGCGGAGGCGGCTTTCATCGCCGCTGA
- a CDS encoding DUF2950 domain-containing protein, producing MTCKKTLASSPRSFLRAVIASASLCLAAPLAHAQALYSTPEAAAQALTDAIASNDEAALSKVLGKDHARYVPTDNIGAEDVYEYLGSWAKGHRIVEETGAAGGPKRAHIETGDSGWTLPIPLVETGKGWRFDMPAARDEVLTRHIGRNERSVMRVALAYADAQNDYRKLTNRYADRFVSTPGKHDGLYWDSAPGEPESPLGPLAAAMPNKATASGGYYGYHYRILTAQGPHAKGGAKNYMAGGALKDGFGLIAWPAKYGETGVMSFMIDQDGQLYQKNLGPASARVAASIKTFDPDSSWQSVSP from the coding sequence ATGACCTGCAAGAAAACACTCGCCTCGTCCCCCCGCTCGTTCCTTCGCGCGGTCATCGCCAGCGCGTCGCTCTGTCTCGCCGCTCCGCTCGCGCACGCGCAGGCTCTTTACTCGACGCCGGAAGCCGCAGCGCAAGCCCTCACCGACGCCATCGCCTCGAACGACGAAGCCGCGCTCTCTAAGGTGCTCGGCAAGGACCACGCACGCTATGTTCCGACCGACAACATCGGCGCAGAAGACGTCTACGAATACCTCGGCTCGTGGGCGAAGGGACACCGGATCGTCGAGGAGACCGGCGCCGCCGGCGGCCCGAAGCGCGCGCACATCGAAACCGGCGACAGCGGCTGGACCCTGCCGATTCCGCTCGTCGAGACGGGCAAAGGCTGGCGCTTCGACATGCCAGCCGCACGCGACGAAGTGCTGACACGGCACATCGGCCGCAACGAGCGTTCGGTGATGCGCGTCGCGCTCGCCTACGCGGATGCGCAAAACGATTATCGCAAGCTCACGAACCGCTACGCGGACCGCTTCGTGAGCACGCCCGGCAAGCACGACGGCCTCTACTGGGACAGTGCGCCCGGAGAGCCGGAGAGTCCACTCGGCCCGCTCGCGGCGGCCATGCCCAACAAGGCGACAGCGTCGGGCGGCTACTACGGCTATCACTACCGCATCCTCACCGCGCAAGGTCCGCACGCTAAAGGCGGCGCGAAGAATTACATGGCAGGCGGCGCGCTGAAGGACGGCTTCGGCTTGATCGCGTGGCCGGCAAAATACGGCGAAACCGGCGTCATGTCCTTCATGATCGATCAGGACGGGCAGCTTTATCAGAAGAACCTGGGGCCGGCGTCGGCGCGCGTGGCAGCGTCGATCAAGACGTTCGATCCCGATTCGTCCTGGCAGTCGGTCTCGCCGTAG
- the folD gene encoding bifunctional methylenetetrahydrofolate dehydrogenase/methenyltetrahydrofolate cyclohydrolase FolD translates to MTAQLIDGNALSKTLRADVAARAAALTARGHKPGLAVVLVGDNPASEVYVRNKVKACQDNGLHSVFDRFPATFAESELLAHIEKLNADPAIHGILVQLPLPAHIDSHKVIEAIAPEKDVDGFHVANAGALMTGKPLFRPCTPYGVMKMFEAHDIDLTGANAVVIGRSNIVGKPMALLLLEAGATVTICHSKTRDIARYTRDADVVVAATGRRNILTADMVKPGATVIDVGMNRDEAGKLCGDVDFAGVKEVAGYITPVPGGVGPMTITMLLVNTIEAAERAAQA, encoded by the coding sequence ATGACTGCCCAACTCATCGACGGTAACGCCCTTTCCAAGACCCTTCGCGCCGATGTCGCCGCCCGCGCGGCCGCGCTCACCGCTCGCGGACACAAGCCGGGCCTGGCCGTGGTGCTCGTCGGCGACAATCCGGCGAGCGAAGTCTATGTGCGCAACAAGGTGAAGGCGTGCCAGGACAACGGGCTGCATTCGGTATTCGACCGTTTTCCCGCGACGTTCGCCGAAAGCGAACTGCTCGCGCACATCGAGAAGCTCAACGCCGATCCGGCTATCCACGGCATTCTGGTGCAACTGCCGCTGCCCGCGCATATCGACAGCCACAAGGTGATCGAAGCCATCGCGCCGGAGAAAGACGTGGACGGCTTTCATGTCGCGAACGCGGGCGCGTTGATGACGGGCAAGCCGCTCTTTCGCCCATGCACGCCGTATGGCGTGATGAAGATGTTCGAGGCGCACGACATCGACCTTACGGGCGCGAACGCGGTGGTGATCGGCCGCTCGAACATCGTCGGCAAACCGATGGCGCTCCTGCTGCTCGAAGCCGGCGCGACCGTCACGATCTGTCACAGCAAGACGCGCGATATCGCGCGCTATACACGCGACGCGGATGTCGTCGTCGCGGCGACCGGCCGCCGTAACATTCTGACGGCGGACATGGTGAAGCCGGGCGCGACGGTGATCGACGTCGGCATGAATCGCGATGAAGCGGGCAAGCTGTGCGGCGACGTCGACTTCGCGGGCGTGAAGGAAGTCGCGGGCTACATCACGCCGGTGCCGGGCGGCGTCGGCCCGATGACAATCACCATGCTGCTCGTCAATACCATCGAAGCCGCCGAGCGCGCGGCACAGGCGTAA